The Prunus persica cultivar Lovell chromosome G7, Prunus_persica_NCBIv2, whole genome shotgun sequence genome has a segment encoding these proteins:
- the LOC18770457 gene encoding probable sucrose-phosphatase 2 isoform X1 — MYTFQSLTSSLSLVPPIPQKPNLNLHFPITSNPSFALKFPVQVCVGIRIIMDRLKAPARLMIVSDLDHTMVDHHDTENLSLLRFNSLWEANYRHDSLLVFSTGRSPTLYKELRKEKPMLTPDITIMSVGTEITYGNSMVPDNGWVEVLNKKWDRNVVKEEASKFSELKLQAETEQRPHKVSFYVEKDKAQAVTKALSEVYEKRGLDVKIIYSGGMDLDILPQGAGKGQALAYLLKKFKTEGSPPVNTLVCGDSGNDAELFSIPEVYGVMVSNAQEELLHWHAENAKGNTRIIHATERCAAGIIQAIGHFKLGPNLPPRDIADFSDYKLENPNPGHEVVKFFLFYEKWRRAEVENSAVYLASLKADCCPSGTFVHPSGVEQSLPECINGLRSSYGDKQGKQFRVWVDGVLATQVGSDTWLVKFDKWELSGEERHATKTTAVISSKGSDVSDGFTWIRVHQTWYKGYEGKDDTTWHF; from the exons ATGTATACCTTCCAATCACTCACTTCATCACTCTCTCTCGTTCCTCCAATTCCTCAGAAACCTAATCTCAACCTTCATTTTCCAATCACTTCAAATCCAAGTTTCGCTCTCAAGTTTCCAG TGCAGGTTTGCGTTGGAATTAGGATAATCATGGATCGGCTAAAAGCTCCTGCCCGTCTAATGATAGTTTCAGATCTTGATCACACAATG GTTGATCATCATGACACTGAGAACCTTTCTCTGCTCAGATTCAACTCGTTGTGGGAAGCGAATTACCGTCACGATTCTCTGCTAGTTTTTTCAACTGGTAGGTCACCAACACTTTACAAAGAATTGAGGAAAGAGAAACCCATGTTAACTCCAGATATAACAATAATGTCTGTGGGAACTGAGATAACATATGGTAACTCAATGGTTCCTGATAATGGCTGGGTTGAGGTTCTGAATAAAAAATGGGATAGGAACGTAGTCAAAGAGGAAGCCAGCAAATTTTCTGAACTTAAACTTCAG GCAGAAACAGAGCAACGGCCACACAAGGTTAGCTTTTATGTTGAGAAAGACAAGGCTCAGGCAGTAACAAAGGCTCTTTCAGAGGTTTATGAAAAGCGTGGG TTGGATGTTAAGATAATCTATAGTGGAGGAATGGATTTGGATATATTACCACAAGGTGCTGGCAAAGGACAAGCTCTTGCATATCTGCTTAAGAAATTTAAGACTGAGGGAAGTCCACCTGTCAACACTCTTGTTTGTGGTGACTCTGGAAATGATGCTGAGCTTTTTAGCATTCCAGAAGTATATGGTGTCATG GTTAGCAATGCCCAAGAAGAATTGTTGCATTGGCATGCTGAAAATGCTAAGGGTAACACAAGGATTATTCATGCAACAGAGAGATGTGCTGCTGGAATCATACAAGCCATTGGGCACTTTAAACTAGGTCCAAATTTGCCCCCCAGAGATATTGCTGATTTTTCTGACTATAAGCTGGAAAATCCGAATCCTGGTCACGAAGTAGTGaaatttttcttattctatGAGAAATGGAGACGTGCAGAAGTTGAGAATTCAGCGGTCTATTTGGCAAGTCTGAAAGCCGATTGT TGTCCATCTGGTACATTTGTCCATCCTTCTGGAGTTGAGCAATCTCTTCCAGAGTGCATAAATGGTCTGAGAAGCAGCTATGGAGACAAACAGGGAAAACAATTTCGGGTTTGGGTAGATGGGGTGTTAGCTACACAAGTTGGTTCAGATACATGGCTAGTGAAGTTCGATAAGTGGGAATTATCTG GTGAGGAGCGTCATGCAACAAAGACAACTGCTGTTATAAGTTCAAAG GGTTCTGATGTTTCAGATGGTTTCACTTGGATTCGAGTGCATCAGACGTGGTACAAAGGATATGAAGGAAAAGATGATACAACTTGGCACTTCTAA
- the LOC18770457 gene encoding probable sucrose-phosphatase 2 isoform X2 produces the protein MDRLKAPARLMIVSDLDHTMVDHHDTENLSLLRFNSLWEANYRHDSLLVFSTGRSPTLYKELRKEKPMLTPDITIMSVGTEITYGNSMVPDNGWVEVLNKKWDRNVVKEEASKFSELKLQAETEQRPHKVSFYVEKDKAQAVTKALSEVYEKRGLDVKIIYSGGMDLDILPQGAGKGQALAYLLKKFKTEGSPPVNTLVCGDSGNDAELFSIPEVYGVMVSNAQEELLHWHAENAKGNTRIIHATERCAAGIIQAIGHFKLGPNLPPRDIADFSDYKLENPNPGHEVVKFFLFYEKWRRAEVENSAVYLASLKADCCPSGTFVHPSGVEQSLPECINGLRSSYGDKQGKQFRVWVDGVLATQVGSDTWLVKFDKWELSGEERHATKTTAVISSKGSDVSDGFTWIRVHQTWYKGYEGKDDTTWHF, from the exons ATGGATCGGCTAAAAGCTCCTGCCCGTCTAATGATAGTTTCAGATCTTGATCACACAATG GTTGATCATCATGACACTGAGAACCTTTCTCTGCTCAGATTCAACTCGTTGTGGGAAGCGAATTACCGTCACGATTCTCTGCTAGTTTTTTCAACTGGTAGGTCACCAACACTTTACAAAGAATTGAGGAAAGAGAAACCCATGTTAACTCCAGATATAACAATAATGTCTGTGGGAACTGAGATAACATATGGTAACTCAATGGTTCCTGATAATGGCTGGGTTGAGGTTCTGAATAAAAAATGGGATAGGAACGTAGTCAAAGAGGAAGCCAGCAAATTTTCTGAACTTAAACTTCAG GCAGAAACAGAGCAACGGCCACACAAGGTTAGCTTTTATGTTGAGAAAGACAAGGCTCAGGCAGTAACAAAGGCTCTTTCAGAGGTTTATGAAAAGCGTGGG TTGGATGTTAAGATAATCTATAGTGGAGGAATGGATTTGGATATATTACCACAAGGTGCTGGCAAAGGACAAGCTCTTGCATATCTGCTTAAGAAATTTAAGACTGAGGGAAGTCCACCTGTCAACACTCTTGTTTGTGGTGACTCTGGAAATGATGCTGAGCTTTTTAGCATTCCAGAAGTATATGGTGTCATG GTTAGCAATGCCCAAGAAGAATTGTTGCATTGGCATGCTGAAAATGCTAAGGGTAACACAAGGATTATTCATGCAACAGAGAGATGTGCTGCTGGAATCATACAAGCCATTGGGCACTTTAAACTAGGTCCAAATTTGCCCCCCAGAGATATTGCTGATTTTTCTGACTATAAGCTGGAAAATCCGAATCCTGGTCACGAAGTAGTGaaatttttcttattctatGAGAAATGGAGACGTGCAGAAGTTGAGAATTCAGCGGTCTATTTGGCAAGTCTGAAAGCCGATTGT TGTCCATCTGGTACATTTGTCCATCCTTCTGGAGTTGAGCAATCTCTTCCAGAGTGCATAAATGGTCTGAGAAGCAGCTATGGAGACAAACAGGGAAAACAATTTCGGGTTTGGGTAGATGGGGTGTTAGCTACACAAGTTGGTTCAGATACATGGCTAGTGAAGTTCGATAAGTGGGAATTATCTG GTGAGGAGCGTCATGCAACAAAGACAACTGCTGTTATAAGTTCAAAG GGTTCTGATGTTTCAGATGGTTTCACTTGGATTCGAGTGCATCAGACGTGGTACAAAGGATATGAAGGAAAAGATGATACAACTTGGCACTTCTAA
- the LOC18770912 gene encoding prolycopene isomerase, chloroplastic, translating into MSLPHSLSMPELGFTSSPASMHISQLTSHHHCSTQLGTLRPRIQENRFQLILSQHGSQGNGHNLCELKFGSQNSQLLGYVYSVQLGTIRPRSQKHRKLSFGHGRTSFLNDYKLSELNLGFYDTREPDTLRPKVPKRKLIQGCHLGGSNSSKCRHGSVQLGLSEVNFRNLNFVVRSSSSLSVDKVVEREGGGGKSYYDAIVIGSGIGGLVAATQLAVKGARVLVLEKYVIPGGSSGYYQRDGYTFDVGSSVMFGFSDKGNLNLITQALAAVGCEMQVIPDPTTVHYHLPNNLSVLVHREYSEFIAELTGKFPHEKEGILKFYGECWKIFNALNSLELKSLEEPIYLFGQFFQKPLECLTLAYYLPQNAGDIARKYIQDPQLLSFIDAECFIVSTVKALQTPMINASMVMCDRHYGGINYPVGGVGGIAKSLAKGLVDQGSEILYKANVTSIIVDQGRAVGVRLSDRREFFAKTIISNATRWNTFGTLLKGDDVPKEEENFQKVYVKAPSFLSIHMGVKAEVLPPDTDCHHFVLEDDWTRLEEPYGSIFLSIPTVLDPSLAPEGRHILHIFTTSSIEDWEGLSRKDYEAKKEIVADEIIGRLEDKLFPGLKSSIVFKEVGTPKTHRRYLARDKGTYGPIPRRTPKGLLGMPFNTTAIEGLYCVGDSCFPGQGVIAVSFSGVMCAHRVAADIGLEKKSPVLDAALLRLLGWLRTLA; encoded by the exons ATGTCCTTGCCCCACTCACTTTCCATGCCTGAGCTTGGATTTACTTCTTCCCCTGCTTCCATGCACATTTCTCAGCTCACCAGTCACCACCACTGCAGCACCCAATTGGGTACTTTAAGACCCAGAATTCAAGAAAACAGGTTTCAGCTTATTCTTAGCCAGCATGGCTCTCAGGGCAATGGTCATAACCTCTGTGAATTGAAATTCGGGTCTCAGAATTCTCAGCTCCTTGGTTATGTATATAGTGTGCAGTTGGGTACAATCAGACCCAGAAGCCAAAAACATAGAAAACTCTCTTTTGGGCATGGTAGAACCTCATTTCTCAATGATTACAAGCTCAGTGAATtgaatttagggttttatGACACCAGAGAGCCGGACACTCTGAGACCCAAAGttcccaaaagaaaattgattcAAGGGTGTCATTTGGGAGGTTCAAATTCCAGTAAATGCAGACATGGTAGTGTGCAATTAGGGTTGTCTGAGGTGAATTTCAGGAATTTGAACTTTGTGGTGAGGTCAAGTTCATCATTGAGCGTAGATAAAGTggtggagagagagggaggtgGTGGTAAGAGCTACTATGATGCCATTGTTATAGGGTCAGGAATTGGAGGGTTGGTTGCAGCTACCCAGTTGGCTGTGAAGGGTGCCAGGGTTTTAGTGTTAGAGAAGTACGTGATTCCTGGTGGGAGCTCTGGGTATTATCAGAGAGATGGTTATACTTTTGATGTTGGATCTTCTGTGATGTTCGGTTTCAGCGATAAG GGCAATCTAAATTTGATAACCCAAGCATTGGCAGCAGTGGGTTGTGAGATGCAGGTGATACCTGATCCGACTACTGTCCATTATCATCTCCCCAATAATCTTTCTGTCCTAGTTCACAGAGAATACAGTGAATTTATCGCAGAACTTACTGGTAAATTTCCCCATGAAAAGGAAGGGATTCTCAAATTCTATGGTGAATGTTGGAAG ATTTTCAATGCCTTGAACTCATTGGAACTGAAGTCACTTGAGGAGCCAATCTACCTTTTTGGACAGTTCTTTCAGAAGCCTCTTGAATGCTTGACACTTG CCTACTATTTGCCTCAAAATGCTGGGGACATAGCTCGTAAATACATTCAGGATCCCCAGCTGTTGTCTTTCATAGATGCAGAG TGTTTTATTGTGAGTACAGTCAAGGCTTTGCAGACACCAATGATCAATGCAAGCATG GTTATGTGTGACAGGCATTATGGTGGGATTAACTACCCTGTTGGTGGCGTTGGCGGAATTGCAAAGTCCTTAGCAAAAGGTCTAGTAGACCAGGGCAGTGAGATACTTTACAAGGCCAATGTTACTAGCATCATAGTTGATCAGGGCAGAGCT GTTGGAGTAAGGCTTTCAGACAGGAGGGAATTCTTTGCCAAAACCATAATATCAAATGCTACTAGATGGAATACCTTTG GAACACTGCTAAAAGGAGACGATGTtccaaaagaagaggaaaatttTCAGAAAGTTTATGTTAAGGCCCCATCTTTTCTTTCCATTCACATGGGGGTGAAAGCTGAAGTTCTGCCACCAGATACAGATTGCCACCATTTTGTGCTTGAG GATGATTGGACAAGGTTAGAAGAGCCTTATGGAAGTATCTTTTTAAGCATTCCAACTGTCCTTGACCCATCATTGGCTCCAGAAGGACGCCACATACTTCACATCTTTACAACCTCTTCCATAGAGGACTGGGAG GGACTCTCTCGAAAGGACTATGAAGCAAAGAAAGAGATTGTAGCAGATGAAATCATTGGCAGATTAGAGGATAAACTATTTCCAGGGCTAAAATCATCCATCGTTTTTAAGGAG GTGGGAACACCAAAGACACACAGGCGGTACCTGGCTCGTGACAAGGGTACTTATGGACCAATACCACGTAGAACTCCTAAGGGCTTATTGGGAATGCCATTCAATACAACA GCCATAGAGGGTCTTTACTGTGTTGGTGATAGCTGCTTTCCGGGACAAGGAGTTATAGCTGTATCCTTCTCAGGAGTAATGTGTGCTCATCGAGTAGCTGCTGATATAG GGCTTGAGAAGAAGTCCCCGGTATTGGATGCTGCCCTCCTTCGACTTCTTGGATGGTTAAGGACATTAGCATGA